The nucleotide window GACCGTACCAGAGCAGCACGAGCAGGAAAGCCAGGCTCAGAAGTGTCACCAGCCTTGTCATCCACATTTGCGGTGTGGGAGGCAGCAGCGATCGGACAAAGTCGATGGGTATCATCGTTCCAAAGCGGAACGCTGCCCCTGCGACCAAGAAGGTGGACCAGATGATGAGGCCCCGCGCGAGTACTTCGGTCCATACAGCAGCATCCCCCAGCAGAAACCGGGTCACCACCTGCACGAATACCAGGATTACAGCGAGGGCCAATAGAATTGCTGCAAGATTGTGCATCAACCGCACAAACCATTCTGCAGTCAGCTTTATTGCCGTCATGACTCCCTCCCGAGAACAAGGGGAATGCCTCCCCCTTCCCTCTGATAGCAAAACAAGAAGGAGGCCATCTTGGTCGGGATGGCCTCCTCATCTTCAGATGCGTCTACTTCTGGGCATCGCGGATGCGCTGGATCAGCTCCGGCGCATATTTGGGGGCATACTCGTCATAGACAGGCTGAACTGCAGCGGCAAAGGCATCCTTGTCGACTTCGGTAACAACCTCCATGCCGTTATCCTTCATCAACTGCACGCCGCTCGCTTCCTTGGCGGCCACCGTTGCCCGGGATGCTTCGGC belongs to uncultured Cohaesibacter sp. and includes:
- a CDS encoding TRAP transporter small permease subunit codes for the protein MTAIKLTAEWFVRLMHNLAAILLALAVILVFVQVVTRFLLGDAAVWTEVLARGLIIWSTFLVAGAAFRFGTMIPIDFVRSLLPPTPQMWMTRLVTLLSLAFLLVLLWYGLSMAHRVINQRVAMLDISMSVFYLAIPVGAFFAIPGLLLRHFELEREDK